The window TCCCTAGGTCTTACTGGTTTCCACGCGTGGAGTAAGGGATTGAAAAAGCTCTGCCTAACATTTGCAAAAACGCCCGTTGGTTTTGGGTGGTCAGtttgaaacatttcagaatattattttgCAGAGGTGCTATGTTGAAGAGAACACCCTGTTGATCCCAAGCACAGAGGTAAGTATTTGCTTCATAAAGTGTCTCGCCAAGCTGAGAACCAAGAAAGAAGATTATTATTGCTGTCAAGGTAGTAGTGTTTGCAGTTGTCACAGATGCTTCAAACTGTCACCTTAGGAACTGACAGCCTGGTGCCCCGAGCTCATAATGAGTGTGATCCTTAGAGGCCAAAGTGATGATTCATGAAGGAGGAAGATCTTGTCAAAATCCTTGTTTTCTGGATGCTAAACAAAATATCCAGGTCCCTCAGGTTTCTGATTTGGGGAAAAGCCTCTGTGAAAGCTACAGGGGTTGGTATTGCATCAGGGGGGTCTTCTGCATCAGTCACCTGTGACACCAAGTTTATTGAACCACAAAGTCAAGCCCTGAATGCTTTTCATGTCATCATCTCCCATAACCAGGTCAGTTGCTTGACTTCAAAAAGTTGACTTAAACAAATGTTAAATTTATTGTCAAGACTTTagtataatttattatttccatCAGCAAAGAGGCAGACACCCCAATGCCTCCTGAAAATCATGCTAGGTTTAGTGTTATTTCAAGAAGCCAGCCAAAGGTGGCCTCTCTCCTGTAAAGCCTGTGGTCTTAGTTTATGAAAAGACGTTGGAGGTGATTCAAAAGAGAAGTAGGACTAGAGGGGCAGGGTAACAATTTGTATTTGAGTAATCCTGACTTCTGAGGGTTTACTTGTGagcaaaaagcagcatctcCACTAATAAGGCCAAGTTTTTTGGCCTGCGGGACAAAAAACGAGTGATTGAAGACAAGTGCAGCTGGTCAGGACCTTTTCACAGCCAAACTGCTGCTAGGTAAACCCCCACTTTTTACTCCTATTCAGGGCAATCAACATAAGCAGAAAGCAGACAAGTACAAACGATCGTGTGTGCTTGTGCAGGTAGACCAAGGTGGACTGGCTGCAGAACACGGGAAATAAAATGATCTCACCTTTGAAATCAACAGATTGAGGACTTTGGGCAAATCAAGAGCATTATTAGCTGTATCTTTTCAGGATGGATAAATAACTTGAGGAGTCTATGCAGCAGCTAGGATTGGCAAGCAGATACCAGACTTGCAGGGCGATGGGCCACGCCATCTCTTGAGGTCTCTTCAACCACATCATCCCACTGCTTTCCAGTTCTACTGGGGGGCAAACAGTAGCCTGCAAAAGAGGCCTTGGCTGGGATGTAGCCTTCTTGCAAAAATACAGCACAAGAGACATGCTGATAAACCAGAGTCCTCgcagggggggtggggggggaacaACATAGTTAAAGTGCTGGAGCCCATGGCATAAAAGGGAAGGCTGAAGGAGCTGATTCTTTCAGCCCGGAGTAGAGAAAGTTTATTGGGGAACTTATTACCTCTTCAgctatttttttgggggggtaagGGGCTACAGAGAAGTCAGAGCCAAGCTCTTTGATGGATGCACAGTGAAATGGTTATGGAATTTGCAACAAGAGAAATTCTGACTAGATAAAGGGTAAACCTCCTCCCTGAGCGTGGTTCAGCACAGGCACAGGTCCCCAGAAGGGCTGGGGAATCTGCCCCTCAGAGATGTTCAGGAACTGCCTGGCcaaggccctgagcagcctgatctagCTCTGGGGCTAGCCCTGCCGTGAGCAGGAGTTTGGAATGGAGACCTCCAGACATCCTGTCCCATTTCAATCTTCCTATGAAACTCTGAGTCTAAAAATACAGAGCCCCATTTCCCTTTTTGACAGTGCAGACACACGGCACATAGTAGTTTCCTTGATGAAAAGAATAATCAAGCAAGCCCTCTAGTCTGCACTAGGCCTGGGGAAAGTCTTTCTCCAAGCCAGAACCCAGTCAGGGCCACCCAGGATGGCTTCTGCTGGCTTGCTCTCTCAAACTCACCTGTGAACTGGTGTTTGTTGGTAAGTGAAACACTGAGAAAGTTATAAATCTCCTCACCCAGTCTTACCAGTCTCCCCACAATGGCTGTCCCCATGGCCGAGATGGCTCAGTGACTGGTAATGAAACAATGAGCTGCCTCAGTTTACCATTTAATCAAGCCAGTTGGGCCTCAGAGGTGTTAATTTTGGAGGTTCATTCACGTGCCACTCTGGCATCCTCTAGAAGTGAGGATCAAGGTAACCTTACCCATCACCTCAGTTCAGTTGTCCACTGGACGTGCTGGTATGTCATAGCTGCACAGCTGATTTCTGAGGCACAGCAGGATGTACACTGCCAGCAGAGACCCCTAAGATACCCACACTTCACCCAAAACTGTGGCACCTGCATCATTTACAGAGGTGTTTTATCTCCCCCATACATGGCATAGCACACAGTTAAAGCTGTTTCCACGCTGAGACATGCAATGCTCTGGTAAGTTGATCTTTGCCCAGAGAGTGAGCTTCATAACACCCTCCTGACAACCCGTCCAAGCTGTCCACATTCAGTCTTCCAGCAACAAATACTCTCCATTCAAGTAAGGTGCCCAGCACCTTATAGGAATTACCCAGCACCCAAATTTTTGGACCTCTTGTCCGATGTTCAGCACAAGAGTGTCTCTGACAGCCTCCTATGTTGGTTTCCCAAGGCTGAACAACACCCCATTGTTCTTGAGAGAGACAAAAAGATACTGGAGAAATTTAGTAGCTCTTAATCGTTAAGGCTTCTCTGTGCACTCTACAACAAGCCTAATTCAGTGACATCTCCCCTTCCAGCTCCTTCATGGGCACACACAActatttagaaatgaaagaaaattctgcaggctctggggaggggggggggggcagggagggaggaaaggggctAGTGTTAAATTATCCCTTTAACAGCTCAACATTGCTCTTAAAATGTCATCTAAACAGAATATGAGTTGAGAGTTAAATCCAACAAATGCTTCCCTTCACAGACATTGTCACATCTCCACCCCATCTCTGTGCTGTTCCTCACACTCTGAAGGCATATTAAGGCACAGCAATCTGATGGAGACATCAGCTTATACAACAGGAGTCCTCACATGCAGGAATAGCAAAGTGTTTGGACATTTCTAGCACAAAGAAACTATCACCAAATCTCTGCCACTAAGGCAAACGGAAAGCAGCATACATCCTGTGATGCATTGGCTAAGGATAAATATTTGCAGTGACCCAAGCAAACATACCAGGGTCTTATATACCTTGTGCCATCAATGACAAACTCTTTTGATTTAGAAAAGCCACCAAGGTGAGGCACTGCTATGGAGCAGCGCATTCTCATCACCTCAGTGCTTTCACGTGTCTTCTCTGACATAGGGATGTGGCAATACCTCACTGGTGATAACTCTTCACTAACAAATTCTTACCACAATGTAGGGACACATATACCAGTTCCCTGCTGTTACAGCGTTGCTGCATTTAAATGGGCAACACAGGCTACCTTGGGTACttaatttccttccttgcaCAAGAAGACAAAAGGGGAGATGCTCTTGGGAATATGAAAGCTAAGAAACTTTATTTCCAAAAAACTGCCCTGCTTGCTCAGCAATAGCCGTACCGTTTGCAAAATCCCAGCAtctaaaacaaaggaaaacagcagttaGGTGTACAACTGGAAAACAACCCAGCCCGCTCCCTGTACCTCACGCAGGCACCCAAAATGCACTTTTCCTTCACAAAAACTGCGCTGTGCTGCACGAACCCTTTTGCTGGAGACGTGACGGCGGGGGACACTGCAGGGGCCAACCCGCCCCCTTCCCGCCCGCGAGACGCCGCACGCCCCCTCCGCCCGGTGTCCCCGTTCCCGCGGCCGGGTTCGGGGTGGCGGGTGCCGCATTTTGCGGCGCGGTCTCCGGCACGGGAAAATGGAGCGTTCCCCGAGCGGCGCCcggactacagctcccagaaGGCAGCTGCGGCTCTGCCGTCGTGCGGGGCTGGCAGCCGCCcgccggcccgcagccccccgccccgtccgCCCTCCCCGTCCCCTTGTCCGGGTGCCAGCCCGTGCTGGTGGCGCCGCtcccccgctgcctgcccggggGTGGGCGTCCGGCAGCCGGCCTCGCCGCCCTCCTGCTTTGTCGCCGATGCTCGGCGTGGGCAGCAGCGGCCTCCGTGTGCCTCCCAGCATCCACGGGGTTTGCGTGGGTTTGTTCACCCGTGGGCATGAGGCGTGGAGCTTGATGCAGTGGCTTTTAGGTGCGGGCTTTGGGTTTGGGGTGAGTTTTACTCTGCAGCAACGCTGCTGGCTCGAGAGGCTGAGGGGGAGACTTCCCAGACCATGGGCGAGAGATGGCCTGCGGCTAGGACACAAGCTATTCATTACCACCGAGATTTGTTCTGTATTCACTAGTGATCCCCTAGAAACCAATCCTGTCTCTACCCTCACgttctccctcccaccctctTTTCTGTTCTGGGCATGTGTGCCACAGCCTTTGTCTTCTCTTCTTGAACTTACTCCCTTTTCTATGCTATTTAGGGCTGCTGACATGAACCAGTAATGGTGGGCAAGCTGGTTTTATCATTTATTCTCTGTCATAGCTTGGGTTGGATTTCTCACAGGAGcatccccagcctcctgcctttGTTGGAGTCTGTCCAGAATAATGCTGTCGAGCAGGCGCTGGGGTTTGCTGGCACTCAGCCCGCTGGGGCACCGGCTGGAGCACAGGCTGCTTTCCTCAAGTACTGCCGTGTTGCTCCTGTGAAACGATGGAGCTGAGAGAGACTGACATCCCACCTACACCTCCATTCACTGCTCTGCAAGCCCCTCTTGGAGCCTTTTCTGTCCCAAAGACTTGCAGTTGCAGTTTACCATCACTTGAGCTCAGTGGGCAGCTGGCCTGTGGCCCACCTTGACGTCTTTACATCAGTGGAGGGCACGATTAAAATCCCCGTACAGCAGATCTTCATGCGACGTGGTTTGGTGGAGATGGCAGGGGCAATTCCCACCCTCCCACCTGCCTTCCCCTCGGCATTCCCAGCTGGGTGGCCGACAGAGCAGTCTGGCTGTGGGACAAGGCTGTGAAAGGAGGTGGGGGTACCTggaccttttctttctcttgccaGTCCCCTCTGCTTGTTTTGGCTACCTTTCTGCGTGACCCTCTCCTGCTTTGATGGCAAAACGTCCCCATTTCCCAAACACTGGCATGTAGAGAGAAACATCAGGCCAAGCCAGGCAACTCAGGtgtgaaataatacattttaattgaGTTTAGGGATCTGTAGTTTGTCTGTTGCTCAGCTGAGCATGGGCTGTCCAGAAGGTGAAGCAGACATTATgggcagaggagaaggtgaaggagtgcaagagggaagggaacagagagaaaaagatcaCGAGAAGCAAATGAGAGCACGGGTTTGTTTACGGATGTGTTTTAATATATCGCCCACAGTACTATGTGCTGACCCGGAGACTGAcagcacgcacacacacgcacacccagTGAGGGACAGCAGTGCACTTCAACGCTAAGCTGCTGGCAAGCACAGCCCAACACAGCCAAGCACTCGGGGTGGAGGGAAGCGACGCTCGGGTCCCACCAGGGCTCAGCGCAAACACACGCCTGGGGCACAAGGACGCCATAGGCCAGTACACATAAACCTACACACATGCACAACGAGAGCGAGCCACTGGTGACACTCATCCGGACACAGCTACAGGTGCGACACTTGCCCAAACACACCAGCCGACGCACGTATGTTCACCGCACATGCTTCAGTGCACAAGGGAAACACACCGGGCAGCATGCTCCCGTAGTCTAACATGGGAACAGAGTGGCTCAGGTGTGGTCCTGcacaaaaaacaaaagacacaCAATGCCTAGATCCAGAAATGCTTATGATCCCAAAGCAAGGGACAGGGTAGAGGCCTCTCTCTCGTCCTTCACCTGGGTACATCTATCCGGGGACACCTGAACTCGAGGGGGTTTGAGGTGAGAGGGAGGTAGGTGGCGAAGGgggagaaagagcaaaaaagggagcagtggagggaagggggcTTCAGAGTCTGTGAGGtgggaaagagcagcaggatGGCTGTGCCCTGGGGACAATGTTCAAAGAACACTTGGGTTGCGAAAGTTGTGTCCAGCAAAGCGTGCTTCATCGCCAAGCTCTTCCTCAATCCtgcaggacagagagagagacagcaAACATCAGGCCCTTGCTGCGAGGGCACATCGGAGGCACCAGGGCACTGGAGAGGCGGTGCATCCACAGGAGGCTGACATGGATGGGAGGagctcagctcctgccagctgctgTGCCCGTGGGGCTGCACCCTCACGCCAAGGTGGAGGGAAGGAGTCTGCGCCAGGcatctccctgggatcctactGTCATCTCTGTGCCTTATCTTTCCCCCACAAGCCCCATATACCCTTGGGCTTTCAATTTCTCCCACCCCAATTAGTCACTCCCCCATTCTCTCTTTCACGTTTTCATCCTTGGAGCCCCTTACCTCATGAGCTGGTTGTATTTAGCCAGGCGTTCAGACCTGCAGGGAGCACCCGTCTTTATCTGTAAAGCattccccaaaacaaacactgtAAGACACTTTTATGACTTGCACCAGTTTCCCATGGTGGGGCAGGGGATTGTATCTTCACATCCCTTCGCTTTCCTCCAGGCCTGTGCATGGCCTGGGTCTCACCTACCTGCCCGGTGCACAGTCCTACAACCAGATCAGCAATGAAGGTGTCTTCGGTCTCTCCAGATCGGTGGCTCACCATCACCCCCCAGCCATTCTCCTGGGCCAGCTTGCAGCTGCAAGGAGCAAGAAACGCAGTCAGCAGCTCCCACTCCTATAACCACCATCTGCACAGGGTGAGATCCAGGCATCTTCTCCTCCCACCCTCAGCATCCTACACTCTGGTAGAGACAAAAGTCTGTTCATCCAATGGATAGCATGACACCCTGCTGTGGTTCATTACCAACCCTTTCACAGGACAACGAGGGCAACAGGCTGGACTTACGCTTGGATGGCCTCCGTGACAGATCCAATCTGGTTGActttgagcaggaggcagtTGCAGGCCTTCTCTTCAACAGCTCGCTCAATGCGCTTGGGGTTCGTCACCGTCAGGTCATCTCCCACTATCTGAATCCCCACATTGGCCGTGAACTTAGACCAGGCCTCCCAGTCATCTTGGTCAAAGGGATCCTCAATGGAGACCACTGAAGGgacaacagaagaaacatgAGTCAAAGctgcctcccttcccaccccaaaaACACAGAGGGGATGCGCCTGTTAAGTATGCAACACCAGTCCCTACTGCCAAGCACAGCAGCTTACCTGGATAATCACGTACAAAGCTTTGGTAGAGGTCGCCCAGCTCATCTGCAGAAATGTAGCGGCTTGGGTCATCTGGGGACTTGAAGTCCAGGTCATATTTGCCATCACGGTAGAACTCGGAGGCTGCCACATCCATACCAATGACAATCTTGTCTGTGTAGCCTGCCTTGTCAATAGCTTCCTTGAGGAGCTCcagagctggaaggaggagaGTTGCAGTCAGGAGAGTCAGCCCATGGAGAGAGCTCTGCCTTTCAGTGGGAATCTCCCTTGGGAGGGTCCTGAGAGACACTGAGAGTCTGATGGTGTGATGGGAGAGGTAGAAAGGAGCCCAGAGCACAAAAGAAACATGCCAAGGAGCTATGGAGGTCACGTCCAAAGGGATGAGGAGTAATTGAAATACAATCCTACAGCCCAGAGACAAGTTGGGAGAAGGCCTTGGAAAAGTGTGCACATGCATGAAAGGTTTGTATGGAGGGATTGTGACAGATCAAGGCCACCCCATGGAGAAGGAGCTTAGAAACCATTCCCTAACACAGGAAGTCAATGACACTGAGGCATCATATTTTGAACCAATCTTTGGGGAATGCTGTGAGCTGGGTATAGGAAACCACAGCATTGCAGTCAGGGGTACTCCATCTCTGTAAGGCTCTCACCTTCACTGTTTTCCAGGATGTTGGGGGCAAAGCCTCCCTCATCACCCACATTGGTAGCATCTTTACCATATTTCTCCTTGATGACGCTCTTGAGGTTGTGATAGACTTCAGCCCCGATGCGCATGGCATCGCGGAAGCTTTCAGCTCCCACAGGCAAGATCATGAACTCCTGCATGGCCAGTTTGTTGCCTGCATGGGAACCTCCGTTGATCACATTGAAAGCCTGGAAGAGCCCATAAGAGAATCAGAGCTGAAGGAACCGGTCTTGGCACCACCTAGAGGAGGCTCTCAGGTGAGTCACCATGCCCATTCATGCCACATCCCACAGGGTAACATAACACATCAGCGACAATGCATCAGACCAAAGGCACGTAAGCCCCGGGGTCTTCCTTCCAATAGTGGCTCAAAGCAAATGGTTGGGGAGGACTTTCCCACCTCTTTCCCTCTCAGAGATCTCCCGAGCTGTATGTGTTTATCTGTGTGTTTATCAGCAATGCTATGTCCATCTCTCTTCCAGGACCTTTCTCCTTGACTCTGAGAAAATTTTAGCATCCACAATGCCCTTTATGAATGAGTTTCACAGGGCAGCTACCCCTGGTGTGAAGACACGTATGCCCTTATTTTGAACTGTGCACCAGAGGGTTCATATGATGTCCTCTGGTTCTTGTGCTGAGTGAGATCCTGAGTAAAGCCCCACCACAACCTCCACCATATCCACCTCAGGCCCCTCTTTTCTATATTGAAACCTGACAAATCTCAGGCCTTGGTTTGCTTCCTTGACGAGTGCAGTGCACTCAGCTGATGTTTCAGTCCTACATCCCTTCCTTCTCTACCTCCCAACACACCCTTTCAAGTTTCTTTTGGAGTTTCTGAAGGTGGATGTCAAGGATGGAGGAGTCTTACTGGCACAGGAAGGATGAGATCAGAGTTGCCAGCCAGGTCAGCAATGTGCCGGTACAGGGGGAcatccttctctgcagctcctgccttgcACACAGCCAGCGAAACTCCCAGGATAGCATTGGCACCAAACTTGGCTGTGGGCAAAACCAAGGAGGAGTTAGGCTTCTCAggcagcagcctcctgcccagcccttgCCAGCCCAGCCTTGGGGTCACCACAGCTCTGATAGGACCCcccactccagccctgcagcctcccatGCTCTTTATTTCCCAGgccaaaaaagaagaattaattaCATTTGTTCTCTGTGCCGTCCATCTCAAGCATAAGGTTGTCTATCTTCTCTTGATCCACAACAGAGAGGccctgcaagaaaaaaacagctcttGAGAAGGGGAGGCTGAGAAGGGCTGTTGGCTCTGGTGTGTGGGAAAGGAGGCGTTGATGGAGAagctgggggggcacagggacctTTTTAGCTTGTGAGGGAACATATACACACAAAGCTCTGGAAATTAGTGCCTTGGTATTTAGTCAACTTAGGTAACCacgatgctgctgctgcagtgtagTGTAGATGTACCCACGCTGGAGAGGGCatcagctgcagcccaggcaaGGCCACGCATTGCTGGGGACACAGGACTCCCTTGGGGATTTACCCAGCCTTTTGGCAGCTTCCAGGGAGCTTTGTGGTGCTGTGGTCACACAGAAGCTTGGCAGAACAACAGTACATGCTCAACCCCAAGCAAGTGAACGTAGACTGGATGGAGCCGTACCCAGGAGTGAGGTGGAGGGCAGGATTAGCCCCAACACAGGCAGCCCTCCACCAGGCCAACTATTTTTCAGGGGTAGAGAGAGCTGGTCTCTCAGCCAGACCCCCCCACAGGCTGCATGGGGTGTAACGTGTGGCTTCAGCTCAGCTCTCCTCAGAGCAGGCTCCAGGTCTTCAGGTGTAAACAGGTTCCAGATGTGGTACCACCACTCCGCAAGGCTGTGCCAGGGGGGCTGCCAGACCTTGCACGGTACGGTCACTGCTCATCACACCATGAGTGCTGGGTGGGACGAATGGGTGTGAGGCCACAGACATGTGGATGAGATTCAGTGCCTGAGGAGGAGCACACCtgaaagagggagagagctcTACATGGAGCATTGAGGGGACTAGGTAGGTATAACAGATGCTGCGGTGGACCAGGTAACGTTAAATCCTTTCTGTCCAGAGAAAAGATCACTGTGGACACATACAGGcatggagggcaggaggggtgtACCCAGGTTCACAGAGAGCATCACTATGTCTGTTAACTGAGTGAGAtgaagagaggcagaaacagaGAGCAGGGGACAGAGATGGACCAGAGTAAGCATTGGACAAGGGAGAACAAAGAGAAATCCTTACAGAGCCCACGAGAGCTGGGGCGACAGTGCTGTTGATATGATCCACGGCTTGCAGGACCCCtaaagaagggaagagacagagaaagagagagagagagagagagagagagtgtgaggcaaagaggaaagtggaaagagggagggagaggaccCATAGCCTGAGAGAGGGAGACAGCGAGGGAAGATCTTTCACTTTACACTAGGTCTGTGCCTCTATGGTCTCCCTGAGGACAGTGGGACACATCCACATCACGCCAGTGGGTGAGTGGTACCCTCCAGCGGAGCCTCATGCACAGGCAGCCCCGGGAACGGGGTGCAGAGCAGGCATCTCCCCACCTTTTCCAAGGAAACGCGACTTGTCGTTGTCTCGCAGCTCCAGTGCTTCATAGATACCAGTGGACGCACCACTGGGGACCGCTGCTCGAAACATGCCTGGGAAACAGCAAAACACGGGTGTGAGGCGAGCAGAGGGTGAACAGAAGGGAAAACCTCATGCACCtgcttctgttctgcttttgtggGAAAGGATGTGGCAACTGCTTGTGCAAACGGGTGGCCCCGCTGGTTGGATGCTCATGACTGGTCTTCTTGGAGGTGGAGCACCTCTCAGAGGTGGAGCACCGGAGTGGCAGAAATAAATGCACCCAGGGCTTCCAGACTGAGAAACCTGGATCTCAGGTACCCAGAGGTCCACACTGATCTCAGAACTACAGATGATGGGTGGAAGTCTGGCTCCTCAGCCCTCCTCCTGGTTCCAGAGGCAGCTTGAcccacagctgccagcagcttCCCCCTCAGACTGGGGCTTGGTTTCTGCCTCAGTGAAGGAGGAAGAGACTGGTCGGATGCCTGCTTTGGCCCCTCACTAGCTTTGGGCCCAGCGCAGATGGCAGCTCTTCCAGTTGAGACACATGTGCATGCACATGCCTGCAGAGAGATCTCGGGGACAAACCTTTCCCCACCTCATGAGCATGGCCGTGGATGTCTTTCCAAACTTGCACTGTGTCCCAGGACTAAAAGCATAGCTGTAGCAGGGCATCACGGGGATGCAAGAAGAAGGTAAATATATTTACGTTAATGAAAATTTCGGTCCCTGCTACTAGTAGGCACATGGCTCAACTCACATACATGGCAGCCAGCTGTCTCATTGTGATTTGCCCACCACATGTGTGGAGCTGCTGAACACGCACTCTTCCCCTGGCTTGCTGTCTGCTGGGGGTTCACTGGAGAAGACCCTCCGTGCTTTCAGCAGAGCATGCCAGGCTGCCATACAGTGCCAGCTCCACTGGGGTGGGCAAGACTTCCCATCCATCTCTTGTCCTCACCCACATACCTTTGTGTGTGTACAGGTCCACCTCAACGGTGGGGTTCCCACGGGAATCCAGGATCTCACGGGCATGGATCCTCTCAACTGCCATGGTGAGTCTGTGGAGAGGACAGGACATGTTCAGCTGTGAGAGGCCACAGGATGTGGTGCTCACCCTTCTAATGTCAAGGAAGAGAAACCTTATGAGCTGGAGCTAAAACTATTGGCTCAAGGAAATTTAGAAATTGCTATTAAAACCCATATTGTGGGAATCTACCCACATTTTGTCCAGGAACTGGTTATCTATTTGAATTTATTCTGTCCCTTTGCTGCAGATGACAAACTGGgagctctctctctccccctctttcCCTGTGCCACGGCTGAGCGCTGCCCCTTCTGAGGGCTCCTGATAAGACCTGGGGTGGCAGAGACACAGAGGGTGCCACAGCATCCGcgggcagcagagagggagggatcAGCTGGCGCAGCCGGGAGACGTCCACGGTCCCGGCGCCAAGGACAGGGCACGAGCTCCCGGCATCTCCCTTCCCCTTGCTGGGAGGCGAGGACAGTCCCTGCCAGAGCCAGGCAACGAGCAGCCACTGTGTCCacgtgctgcaggcagggagccagCCGAGCGCGGccgctgccagggcagagctgggcagggcaggggaatgGCCGTCCCGCGTGGACCCTAagcccctctccagcctgtggtGGGGAGAAatgccccagcccagctctcacAGACTCCCTGGCCAAGCACCCAGCTCAGCCTTCCCATCTCCCCCATGAGCCGCCAGGTCAGGCTGTGCTGAGGTGACAGGAGTGCGGAGGAGGCCAGCAGCCAGAGGAGCCATCTTGCTGAAGGCCACAGTGCCTCAGACATGCGGGAGAGGGCTCTGAAGGGAAGGGAGACCTGGCCCTGCCTGAACACAGGCTCTGCTCCTGTGATGGGGAAACGGATGAGACCGGGAGGCATCTCTGTCAGATGAGGAGGGTGAAGAAACCCGGCATTTTGGGGCGCCTGGTTAAACCTGAAATGGCAAACAGGCTGGTGGGTGAGGATGGCTGTTTGAAAGAGCTTCTCTTGCTAAAGTTTGCTTTCTAGGGCATCCAAAACGACTATTTCCCCGCCATCCCACCTTCTTATTCCCCCAGCCATGGGGCCGTGCGATGCTGGGGAGCTGCATCCCCCTGGAGAGGGAGGAGCAGCAAGGTGCATGTCACCCCACACCCCCAACCCTGCCAGGTTTCCTCCCACAACTCCCACAGATGATTCACTCAACCCTGAGCAGAGCCAGACCCATGCAAAATTTGGTGCAGAGGCTGGACCTGGGGTAACCACAGGGCCACAGACGTAACCCCGCCATGGTGCATGTGAGCATCTGGCAGGGGTATGGCCAGCACAGGGGGTCAGCATGGGGTGAGGGTGTGTGCAGTGAGTGGGGTGCTGCAAACAGGACATCATAGCACTGAGGGGAGCTAAGAAGCAGGCTGGGGGAAGCTGGAGTCACCCCCATTGCCTTGGGTGGGTGGAAATCACACGGGTGTGAGGAAATCACGCTGCTCTGAAGTTTCAGCAAGAGCTTCCTGTACTGGGGCATTTCAGTCCGCGACACCAGAGCTCTCTGGAGCCTGCGCAGGC of the Grus americana isolate bGruAme1 chromosome 1, bGruAme1.mat, whole genome shotgun sequence genome contains:
- the ENO2 gene encoding gamma-enolase; the protein is MAVERIHAREILDSRGNPTVEVDLYTHKGMFRAAVPSGASTGIYEALELRDNDKSRFLGKGVLQAVDHINSTVAPALVGSGLSVVDQEKIDNLMLEMDGTENKSKFGANAILGVSLAVCKAGAAEKDVPLYRHIADLAGNSDLILPVPAFNVINGGSHAGNKLAMQEFMILPVGAESFRDAMRIGAEVYHNLKSVIKEKYGKDATNVGDEGGFAPNILENSEALELLKEAIDKAGYTDKIVIGMDVAASEFYRDGKYDLDFKSPDDPSRYISADELGDLYQSFVRDYPVVSIEDPFDQDDWEAWSKFTANVGIQIVGDDLTVTNPKRIERAVEEKACNCLLLKVNQIGSVTEAIQACKLAQENGWGVMVSHRSGETEDTFIADLVVGLCTGQIKTGAPCRSERLAKYNQLMRIEEELGDEARFAGHNFRNPSVL